A stretch of the Danio rerio strain Tuebingen ecotype United States chromosome 18, GRCz12tu, whole genome shotgun sequence genome encodes the following:
- the LOC137488337 gene encoding myelin-associated glycoprotein-like isoform X1 — MFSADFLVFCSILSAAWCQSVLIPKTLNTTSGSCILIPCQMTTISESVLDNSPVVSWRRGSLWKYYDTNNFISEHRQKEPEMELIGDLRKKNCTSVMRNLTGQHSDHYFFRIQTTNYTFTDNKPVKITVSDSLPEPNVIVPGIREGEVASLTCTVPAPCPSLLPNVTWAPVFGGNITQGIQLKADGTLSGFAIWEFVPSFTHHELKVNCVSVHPVDGGDKQASKQVILSVEYPPKETHISLPGLVWLGNNLTLTCQSKANPPANHSWFMKREGVEEKLGDSHVLSFIATQEKTGEYICEAQNLQGAMNSTSLQINVQGISFTTFLSILLSMLLVLILSPFLILLFHRSRSKTPHRHETTEVENIYANSSTVKSQ; from the exons CTGCATGGTGTCAGTCTGTACTGATTCCTaaaaccctaaacacaaccagcGGCTCCTGCATCCTGATTCCCTGCCAGATGACCACTATAAGTGAATCTGTACTGGACAACTCACCAGTTGTATCATGGAGGCGAGGATCCCTGTGGAAATACTATGATACAAATAACTTCATCAGCGAACATCGTCAGAAAGAACCTGAGATGGAGTTGATCGGCGACCTGAGGAAGAAAAACTGCACTTCTGTCATGAGAAATCTCACCGGGCAGCATTCAGACCATTACTTCTTCCGGATACAAACTACAAATTACACTTTTACTGACAATAAACCTGTGAAGATAACTGTGTCAG ATTCCTTGCCTGAGCCAAATGTGATTGTGCCGGGTATCAGAGAGGGAGAGGTGGCCAGTCTGACCTGCACTGTTCCGGCTCCGTGTCCAAGCCTCCTTCCAAATGTAACATGGGCTCCTGTATTTGGTGGAAACATAACACAGGGGATACAGCTGAAAGCTGATGGGACTCTGAGTGGTTTCGCCATTTGGGAGTTTGTCCCGTCGTTCACGCATCATGAGTTGAAAGTGAACTGTGTTTCCGTTCATCCTGTAGACGGAGGAGACAAACAAGCCTCAAAACAAGTCATCCTCAGTGTGGAGT ATCCTCCAAAGGAAACACACATCTCTCTTCCAGGTTTGGTCTGGCTTGGTAATAATTTGACCCTCACCTGTCAAAGTAAAGCCAATCCTCCTGCAAATCACAGCTGGTTCATGAAGAGGGAAGGTGTTGAGGAAAAACTGGGAGATTCACATGTGCTTTCCTTCATTGCGACCCAGGAGAAAACTGGAGAGTACATTTGTGAGGCGCAGAATCTACAGGGCGCAATGAACTCCACAAGCCTGCAGATTAATGTTCAAG GCATATCCTTCACCACCTTCCTCTCAATCCTGTTATCaatgttactagtacttattttgtCACCTTTTTTAATTCTCTTATTTCACAGAAG CAGGTCTAAAACACCACACAGACAT GAAACAACCGAAGTTGAGAACATTTATGCCAATTCAAGTACAGTGAAAAGCCAGTAG
- the LOC137488337 gene encoding myelin-associated glycoprotein-like isoform X2, with amino-acid sequence MFSADFLVFCSILSAAWCQSVLIPKTLNTTSGSCILIPCQMTTISESVLDNSPVVSWRRGSLWKYYDTNNFISEHRQKEPEMELIGDLRKKNCTSVMRNLTGQHSDHYFFRIQTTNYTFTDNKPVKITVSDSLPEPNVIVPGIREGEVASLTCTVPAPCPSLLPNVTWAPVFGGNITQGIQLKADGTLSGFAIWEFVPSFTHHELKVNCVSVHPVDGGDKQASKQVILSVEYPPKETHISLPGLVWLGNNLTLTCQSKANPPANHSWFMKREGVEEKLGDSHVLSFIATQEKTGEYICEAQNLQGAMNSTSLQINVQGISFTTFLSILLSMLLVLILSPFLILLFHRRSKTPHRHETTEVENIYANSSTVKSQ; translated from the exons CTGCATGGTGTCAGTCTGTACTGATTCCTaaaaccctaaacacaaccagcGGCTCCTGCATCCTGATTCCCTGCCAGATGACCACTATAAGTGAATCTGTACTGGACAACTCACCAGTTGTATCATGGAGGCGAGGATCCCTGTGGAAATACTATGATACAAATAACTTCATCAGCGAACATCGTCAGAAAGAACCTGAGATGGAGTTGATCGGCGACCTGAGGAAGAAAAACTGCACTTCTGTCATGAGAAATCTCACCGGGCAGCATTCAGACCATTACTTCTTCCGGATACAAACTACAAATTACACTTTTACTGACAATAAACCTGTGAAGATAACTGTGTCAG ATTCCTTGCCTGAGCCAAATGTGATTGTGCCGGGTATCAGAGAGGGAGAGGTGGCCAGTCTGACCTGCACTGTTCCGGCTCCGTGTCCAAGCCTCCTTCCAAATGTAACATGGGCTCCTGTATTTGGTGGAAACATAACACAGGGGATACAGCTGAAAGCTGATGGGACTCTGAGTGGTTTCGCCATTTGGGAGTTTGTCCCGTCGTTCACGCATCATGAGTTGAAAGTGAACTGTGTTTCCGTTCATCCTGTAGACGGAGGAGACAAACAAGCCTCAAAACAAGTCATCCTCAGTGTGGAGT ATCCTCCAAAGGAAACACACATCTCTCTTCCAGGTTTGGTCTGGCTTGGTAATAATTTGACCCTCACCTGTCAAAGTAAAGCCAATCCTCCTGCAAATCACAGCTGGTTCATGAAGAGGGAAGGTGTTGAGGAAAAACTGGGAGATTCACATGTGCTTTCCTTCATTGCGACCCAGGAGAAAACTGGAGAGTACATTTGTGAGGCGCAGAATCTACAGGGCGCAATGAACTCCACAAGCCTGCAGATTAATGTTCAAG GCATATCCTTCACCACCTTCCTCTCAATCCTGTTATCaatgttactagtacttattttgtCACCTTTTTTAATTCTCTTATTTCACAGAAG GTCTAAAACACCACACAGACAT GAAACAACCGAAGTTGAGAACATTTATGCCAATTCAAGTACAGTGAAAAGCCAGTAG